In Amphiprion ocellaris isolate individual 3 ecotype Okinawa chromosome 3, ASM2253959v1, whole genome shotgun sequence, one genomic interval encodes:
- the shisal1b gene encoding protein shisa-like-1a isoform X1 produces the protein MTITSRQSFNVLTVIFLLLSTAARSAHYRVCEPYSDHKGRYHFGFHCPRLSDNKTYMFCCHHNNTAFKYCCNETEFQMVMQINLTTTSDGYAHNNYTALVGVWIYGFFVMVLLALDFLYYSAINYELCRIYLEKWGLGGRWLKKARSQWHRSMPEESEAQAQAQAQAQPMVPSHYQPRHSLRGESHSPTLLPYNTSTAW, from the exons ATGACTATCACCAGTCGGCAGTCCTTCAATGTCCTGACGgtcatcttcctcctgctgtcCACTGCAG CCCGCTCAGCTCATTACCGAGTGTGTGAACCCTACTCTGACCACAAAGGGCGGTACCACTTTGGCTTTCACTGCCCACGCCTCTCCGACAACAAGACCTACATGTTCTGCTGTCACCACAACAACACCGCCTTCAAGTACTGCTGCAACGAGACCGAGTTCCAGATGGTCATGCAGATCAACCTCACCACCACCTCAGACGGTTATGCACAcaa TAATTATACGGCCCTAGTCGGGGTATGGATCTATGGCTTCTTCGTCATGGTGCTGCTGGCCCTGGACTTCCTCTACTACTCAGCCATAAATTATGAGCTGTGCCGGATCTACCTGGAGAAATGGGGCTTGGGAGGACGCTGGCTGAAGAAGGCTCGGAGTCAGTGGCACAGGTCCATGCCAGAGGAGAGCgaggcccaggcccaggcccaggcccaggcccagccCATGGTTCCCAGCCACTACCAGCCCCGACACAGCCTCCGAGGGGAGAGCCACAGCCCCACACTCCTGCCCTACAACACCTCCACCGCATGGTGA
- the shisal1b gene encoding protein shisa-like-1a isoform X2 — translation MTITSRQSFNVLTVIFLLLSTAARSAHYRVCEPYSDHKGRYHFGFHCPRLSDNKTYMFCCHHNNTAFKYCCNETEFQMVMQINLTTTSDGYAHNNYTALVGVWIYGFFVMVLLALDFLYYSAINYELCRIYLEKWGLGGRWLKKARSQWHRSMPEESEAQAQAQAQAQPMVPSHYQPRHSLRGESHSPTLLPYNTSTA, via the exons ATGACTATCACCAGTCGGCAGTCCTTCAATGTCCTGACGgtcatcttcctcctgctgtcCACTGCAG CCCGCTCAGCTCATTACCGAGTGTGTGAACCCTACTCTGACCACAAAGGGCGGTACCACTTTGGCTTTCACTGCCCACGCCTCTCCGACAACAAGACCTACATGTTCTGCTGTCACCACAACAACACCGCCTTCAAGTACTGCTGCAACGAGACCGAGTTCCAGATGGTCATGCAGATCAACCTCACCACCACCTCAGACGGTTATGCACAcaa TAATTATACGGCCCTAGTCGGGGTATGGATCTATGGCTTCTTCGTCATGGTGCTGCTGGCCCTGGACTTCCTCTACTACTCAGCCATAAATTATGAGCTGTGCCGGATCTACCTGGAGAAATGGGGCTTGGGAGGACGCTGGCTGAAGAAGGCTCGGAGTCAGTGGCACAGGTCCATGCCAGAGGAGAGCgaggcccaggcccaggcccaggcccaggcccagccCATGGTTCCCAGCCACTACCAGCCCCGACACAGCCTCCGAGGGGAGAGCCACAGCCCCACACTCCTGCCCTACAACACCTCCACCGCATG